GTTCGCTGAATGCATTGATACCGAGGAAAAGGAAGACCATGCTGAGACTGATTATTGCCGCAGCCGCCACGGTGGCGCTCACCGCCCTCACCTGGCACAAACGCAGACTGATCCGGGCGGTCGTGGACGACCTGCTCGACAAGGGCATCGAACTGACCGTCAATAACAGGTTCTGGCCCTCGAAGCCCGAACGGGACACCGACGTACCCATAGTCTACGTCACCGACGGCGGTACGAAGTACCACCGGTCCGACTGCCGGTTCCTGAATGGCAATGCCAAGGCCATCGCCGTCGACAAAGCGGTGGAAGCATACGCCCCCTGCGGAACCTGCTCGCCCGACGGATAATCCCGTGCGGTACCGGCGGCCTCATACCCCACCGGCTCGTCCCCAATCAGTGCGTACCGCCGGCCTTATTCCAGCGCCTGGACCAGGTCGTCGATCAGGTCCTCGGCCGCTTCCAGTCCGGTAGACAGGCGAAGCAGGTTGGGGGCCGTGACCGATCCGGGTCCCTCGATGGATTGCCGGTGTTCGATCAGGCTTTCGACTCCGCCCAGGCTCGTGGCGTTCCGTATCAGCTTGACCCGGCTCGCGACGCGCAGCGCGTCCTCCCGCGTGCCCTTGATCCGCAAGGACAACATACCCCCGTAGCCATCCATCTGCCGCGTCGCGACGGCGTGCCCCGGGTGATCGGGCAGGCCGGGGTAGTCGATCCCCTCGATCTCCGGATGACCGGCCAGCGCCACCGCGATGGCCTCTGCGTTGGCGACATGCCGTGCCATGCGGCAGCCCAGCGACCGCAGTCCGCGCAGGACCAGCCAGGCGTTGAAAGGCGACAGCACGCCGCCGGTGATCGTCCGAACGCGCCGGGCCCGTTCGACACGGTCTCCGTCCTCCTGAAACACCAGCGCGCCGCCCTGCACGTCGCTGTGACCGCCCAGGTATTTGGTCATGGAGTGCATGACGATATCGGCGCCGTGCTGAAGGGGACGCTGCACCACCGGCGTGGCGAAGGTGTTGTCGACGGCCAGCAAGGCGCCGGCGGCGTGTGCGATTCCGGCCACCGCGCCGATGTCGATGACGGCCATGGCGGGATTCGACGGGGTCTCCGCCCAGAGCAGCGCCGTATCGGTCCGCATGGCGCGCCCGACCGCTTCGAGATCGGTCATGTCCACTTCGCTCACTTCGATGTTCCAGTTCGGCAGGAGTTCCTTGCCGATCGCGCGGGTAACGCTGTACACGTCCTTGTGCATCAGCACGTGGGCGCCGGGAGCGAGGGTCTGCACGCAGCCCGTTACCGCCGCCATGCCCGACGCGTAGACGAGCGACTTCCCGCCGTCCTCGATGGCCGTCAGGGCCTCTTCCAGCCGGTCCTGGGTCGGGTTGCCCATCCGGATATAGACGTGGTCGCGGGTCGCCTCCCCTTCCGGCGTGTGCTCAAAGGTGGTCGAGAGATGAATGGAAGGCGAAATGGCGCCCGAGTCGGGCTCCAGCCCTCCGCCCGCATGGACCAGCAGCGTGTCTGGTTTCATGGTCTGCTCCTGTTCGGCAACAATACGTAACCGGCGCGCTACGCTATCCGCGGCAGGCCGGCCTTCAGACGAACGCGCCCGGCGCGGTACACTAGCCGCAGCAGGCCGAGATTTCGGACGAACGCGCCTGCCCGGCATCGTCACCGGCTGCCGGGGCCACGCAACAGGCTTCTTCATCCCGCCCGCCGGGTTCATCCAAGTCCCGGTTCAGCACGTAGATCTCCCATTCACGGCCATCCGGGTCATCCACCCAGAACTTGTCCTGGTTGGCGTAACAGCAGTCGCAGTTCATCTCCTCCCGGGTTTCCAGTCCGGATACCCGGATCCGCAGCAGATGTCGCAGGACCGTCTCGTGGTCCCCGACCTCGATGCCGAAATGGCTTGTCGCATCGCCCGTGGCCTTCCCATCCGTATACAGGGCCAGGTTCAGGGGTGCGATGGACGGCAGGAACTTGACGTAACCGGGACGGACCTTCACGGGATCCTCGCCGAAGAACTTCGTGTAGAATGCGACGCTCCGGTCCAGGTCGCGGACGGGAAACGACAGGTGGATCTTGGGGTAGTCTGACATGGATTTCCTCCGGAATCTGCGTTGGGACAGTTAACAACACGCGGTAAGCAGGCGAACCAGGTCGCTTACCCGTTCGGGCCGCACCCGGTAAAAGATATACCGCTCTTCCCGCCGGGACTCCAGGAGGTCCGCCCGGTGCAGGACGTCCAGGTGATGGGACAGGGTCGCCCACGGAATGGCGACGGCCTCCTGCAGGTTCCCGACGGTATCCCCTGCCTCACCTTTCCTGACGAGGTGATAGAAGATGGCCAGGCGCGTCTTGTGGCTCAGCGCCTTGAAGGCCGCTGCGTGTTTCTCTTCGGCTTCGAGGTTCGCGGCGGCAAATATCGTGTTGATCATTTCCATATTTCTAAAAATATAGATATACGAACCGGGCGTCAATGCTTTTTGTTCCGATCCATGGTCGATGCGCTCGGCCTCGACCCGATCCCAAATCGCCATATGGAATCTCCACATGAATGCCGGCCTTTGTGTCTTGACAGTGCACTTGGACCGGTTGCATTTTGAAGTGTTATCCGGCCCCCAGTGACAGATCGCAGAAAGGCTGTTGAATGAAACTCACGCTCAGCCATGTCTTTGATGCGCCCGGTCCCCATCCCAACGGGCTGCAGGCCACCACCGAAGGGCTCTGGATACTGGACCAGGGCGACAACCGGATCAGCTGCCACGCCTACCGCGACGGCGCGACGCTGCGGATTTTCGGCAGCGACTCCGACCGGGGCAGCGGGATCACCCACAGCGGCACCCATCTCTGGGTGTCGTCCACCTACAGTTGCGAGACCCTGAAGATCGATCCCGAGACGGGAGAGACGCTGGCGCGCTACGCCACGCCGGGCGCTAAGGAAACCGGCGCCCACGGCCTGGAATGGCGGGACGGGGAACTTTGGATGTCATCGCCTCCCGACGCCACCATCTACCGGATGGATCCCGACGAATGGACCGTGCGGCAGTCCTTCCCAGCTCCAGGGGACCGGCCCCACGGCATCGCCTGGGAAAACGGCAGGCTCTGGTGCGTGGAGACCAATCATCGGGCGATATTCCTGTACGATCCCGAGACGGGAGAACAACTGGACCGGTTGGACGTGGAGGGTCCGGAACCCCACGGGTTTACCCTCTGGCAGAATGAGGTCTGGATCGTGGACGCCACGACGGGCGGCGTTTTCCGGGGCACGCGTTCGGTTTAAATCCGGGACACGCGTTCAGAGAAACGGCGCGGACTGAAAAAGACGAGGACTGAAAACAACGAGGAATCGAATATGGATAAAGCGCGCATAGGATTCATCGGCACCGGGTGGTGGGCGACGGCCAACCACCTGCCGGTGCTGCGGAAGCGGGCCGACGAGGCCGGGGACGTGGAACTGTCGGCCGTCTGCCGGCTCGGGGCGGCCGAGCTGCGCCAGGTGCAGGAGGCTTTCGGCGTGCCCTACGGGACGGAAGACTACCGCCGGATGCTGGACGAAGTCGAGTTGGACGGCGTGGTGGTGGCCAGTCCCCATACGCTGCACTTCGAGCACGCGAGCGCGGCCCTGGATCGCGGGTTGCACGTCATGGTCGAAAAGCCCATGTGCACGAAGAGCGCCGACGCCAGGGAACTGGTCCGGCTGGCGGACGAGAAGGGGCTCCACCTGCTCGTCCCCTACGGGTGGCACCACAAGCCGTACATCCAGGCGGCCAAGCGGCACCTCGACGATGGCGTCGTGGGAAAGATAGAGTCCGTGCTCTGCCACATGGCCTCTCCCATACGGGGCCTGCTCCAGGGACTGGACTTCGACCACGAGGCCAACGGCGGCGGTCTCTTCGCGCCCGATCCGGCCACCTGGGCCGATCCCGTGCTGGCCGACGGCGGTTACGGCCATGCGCAGATGTCCCACAGCCTGGGCCTGCTGTCCTGGCTCACGGGACTGGTCCCCAGCGAGGTCTTCGCCATGATGGCGGAAGCCGGGTCCCGAGTGGAGATGTACGACGCCGTGACCGTCCGCTTCGAGGACGGCGTGATCGGCGCGCTCTCCGGGTCGGGGGACATCCCCGAAGGACAGATGTTCCAGCTCGACATCCGCATCTTCGGTTCGGAGGGCATGCTCCTCCTCGACGTCGAGCGGGCGCGCCTCGCGGTCCATCGGCACGACGGACGGGACCAGGTCCACGAAGTGGCCCCCGACGCCGGCGCCTATAGCTGCGACGGGCCGCCGGAGAACTTCGCCGACCTGATCCTCGGCCAGGCCGTGGAAAACTTCACGCCCGGCGCCGCGGCCATGCGCTCCGTCATGATCCTGGACGCCGCGTACCGCTCTGCGAAATCGGGCAGAGTAGAACCGGTGTAGTCGAACCGGTGTCGTAGAGCCGGTGTCGTAGAGCCGGTGTCGTGGACCTGCCCGGCCTCGGCCGTTTTTTGAAGCACATTCATCCTGGCGCCGCACAACCTTCCTCTCCCAGTCTGTGCCGCCAGTACCTGTAACCGGGATGAGCCATGGCGCAGAAATCCCTGCCAAGGGTATCTTTCGAGAAGTATACCCTTGCGAATGGATTGCAGGTGATCCTGCACATCGACCGCAAGTTGCCCGTGGTGCATGTAAATCACTGGTTCCACGTGGGGTCCAAGGTGGAGCGCCCCGGCCGCACGGGATTCGCCCATCTCTTCGAGCATCTGATGGTCGAGGGATCGGAAAACGCGCCCGGGGGATACTTCAAATACATCGAACAGGCGGGCGGCAACCTGCGGGAGGGCGGCGTCAACGGTACGACGAGCTACGATCGTACCAACTACTTCGCCACCGTGCCCTCGGGCAACCTGGAGTACGTGCTCTGGCTGGAGTCGGACCGAATCGCCACGCTGGCCGACGCGCTCACGAAGGAGAACTTCGAGAACCAGCGCGAGGTCGTCCGGAACGAACGCCGCCAGACCACGGAGAACCAGCCCTACGGCCGCTGGTTCGAACTGGTCAACGAGCACCTCTATCCCGCGGGCCATCCCTATTCCTGGCCTATCATCGGCAGGCACGGGGACCTGGAAGCCGCCACGGTGGACGACGTGGCCGAGTTTTTCAGGACCTACTACACGCCCAACAACCTTTCGCTGGTCATTGCCGGCGACTTCGACGAAGACCACGCCCGGGACCGCGTGGCTCATTACTACGGCGGCCTGGAACCTGGGCCCCTGATCGACCGGCAGCGCCGATGGGTGCCTTCCCTGCCCGAAAGCAAGATCGTGGAGGTCACCGACCGCGTCCCCCAGGCCCGGGTCCACATGGTCTGGCCGGCGCCGGCGAGGTTCGAAACGGACGAGACCGTGCTGGACGCGGCCGCGGCCGTGCTCGGAGACGGCCTGTCTTCCCGGCTTGAAAAACTGCTGGTTTACGACCGGCAGTTGTGTACCGAGGTCAGCACCTTTAACTACGCGCAGGAAATCTCCGGGCTGTTCGGGGTCGTTGCCACCGTCCGTCCCGGCGGAGACGTCCTGGAGGTCGAGGGCCTGGTCACGAGGGAAATCGCACGACTGGCGGCCGGCGGCCCGTCCCGGGACGAGGTGGAGCGCGCCCGGACCGTGTGGGAATACCAGTACGTCTCCAGCCTCGAGCGTATCGGAGGTTTCGGCGGCAAAGCGGACCGGCTGAACGAGTCGAACACCTACCGGAACGACCCGGGGTATTTCCACGTCGAGCACGACCGGTTCCTGGAACTGAACGGGTCGCAGATCGCGAAGACGGTCCAGCGGTGGCTGGTCTCCCGTCACGGCCTGCTGCTTCGGTACTACCCCGACACGCTTCCGCAGGCGGCCGATCAAGGCGCGCAGGCAGTGGCTCGCACCGAGCCGCTGGATCGTTCGCGCGTGCCCGCGCTGGGCAAGGATACGCCCTTCCAGACGCCCGTGGTTCACGAGGGACGGCTCGACAACGGACTCGATGTCCTGGTCGTCGAACACCACGATCTCCCCAAGGTGGCCGTGTCGCTGGCCGTGAAATCGGGCAGCGTGAACGATGCACCGGAGCAGTGCGGTGCGGCCCAGCTCATGCTGCAGACCATGGACAAGGGCACGCGAGGTTACGGGGCGCTGGCGATCGACGAAACGCTGAGCCGGCTGGGCACGGTAATACGTAAATCCATGTATCTCGAATCCGCCCGGCTCGGAATGGACGTGCTCACCGGAAACCTCGCCGCGGCCATGGCCCTCTTCGCGGAGGTGGTGCGGAACCCCCAGTTTCCCGAAGAGGAACTGGAACGCGAGCGGCATAGGCACCTGGACCACCTGGCGCAGCAGGCCTCCCACCCCCAGGCGCTGGCCCAGCGGTTGTGCCCCAGGCTGGTCTTCGGCGGCGACCATCCCTACGGGCGCCCCGTACAGGGTTACGCGTCCGCGGTGGCCGAGGTGTCGCGATACGATATCGCCCGGTCTTACGAAGACAACTGGCGGCCGGATCAGTCCGCCCTGTTGTTCGTGG
The nucleotide sequence above comes from Gemmatimonadota bacterium. Encoded proteins:
- a CDS encoding aminotransferase class I/II-fold pyridoxal phosphate-dependent enzyme, with product MKPDTLLVHAGGGLEPDSGAISPSIHLSTTFEHTPEGEATRDHVYIRMGNPTQDRLEEALTAIEDGGKSLVYASGMAAVTGCVQTLAPGAHVLMHKDVYSVTRAIGKELLPNWNIEVSEVDMTDLEAVGRAMRTDTALLWAETPSNPAMAVIDIGAVAGIAHAAGALLAVDNTFATPVVQRPLQHGADIVMHSMTKYLGGHSDVQGGALVFQEDGDRVERARRVRTITGGVLSPFNAWLVLRGLRSLGCRMARHVANAEAIAVALAGHPEIEGIDYPGLPDHPGHAVATRQMDGYGGMLSLRIKGTREDALRVASRVKLIRNATSLGGVESLIEHRQSIEGPGSVTAPNLLRLSTGLEAAEDLIDDLVQALE
- a CDS encoding pitrilysin family protein — translated: MAQKSLPRVSFEKYTLANGLQVILHIDRKLPVVHVNHWFHVGSKVERPGRTGFAHLFEHLMVEGSENAPGGYFKYIEQAGGNLREGGVNGTTSYDRTNYFATVPSGNLEYVLWLESDRIATLADALTKENFENQREVVRNERRQTTENQPYGRWFELVNEHLYPAGHPYSWPIIGRHGDLEAATVDDVAEFFRTYYTPNNLSLVIAGDFDEDHARDRVAHYYGGLEPGPLIDRQRRWVPSLPESKIVEVTDRVPQARVHMVWPAPARFETDETVLDAAAAVLGDGLSSRLEKLLVYDRQLCTEVSTFNYAQEISGLFGVVATVRPGGDVLEVEGLVTREIARLAAGGPSRDEVERARTVWEYQYVSSLERIGGFGGKADRLNESNTYRNDPGYFHVEHDRFLELNGSQIAKTVQRWLVSRHGLLLRYYPDTLPQAADQGAQAVARTEPLDRSRVPALGKDTPFQTPVVHEGRLDNGLDVLVVEHHDLPKVAVSLAVKSGSVNDAPEQCGAAQLMLQTMDKGTRGYGALAIDETLSRLGTVIRKSMYLESARLGMDVLTGNLAAAMALFAEVVRNPQFPEEELERERHRHLDHLAQQASHPQALAQRLCPRLVFGGDHPYGRPVQGYASAVAEVSRYDIARSYEDNWRPDQSALLFVGDITPDDAMRLAENRFGSWKGDVRPARTVPDPSPDRKANRTWLVDRPGAPQTVVCQFIEAPSRDTPDYYALRLVDAVWGGGFQSRLNLNLREEKGYTYGVSTMLGLLGAAGYWKVQTSIQTEKTGEVVQELMSEMRGLAGERPVGDGELEEARTGRIRGYAQQFESLRRIAGSIGGLWSSERPMTDIEDAVGNLESVTLDDVRAAARQYLKPLRAGYLLVGDRAGIEAQLTEEGLATAEVLDSEGL
- a CDS encoding Gfo/Idh/MocA family oxidoreductase translates to MDKARIGFIGTGWWATANHLPVLRKRADEAGDVELSAVCRLGAAELRQVQEAFGVPYGTEDYRRMLDEVELDGVVVASPHTLHFEHASAALDRGLHVMVEKPMCTKSADARELVRLADEKGLHLLVPYGWHHKPYIQAAKRHLDDGVVGKIESVLCHMASPIRGLLQGLDFDHEANGGGLFAPDPATWADPVLADGGYGHAQMSHSLGLLSWLTGLVPSEVFAMMAEAGSRVEMYDAVTVRFEDGVIGALSGSGDIPEGQMFQLDIRIFGSEGMLLLDVERARLAVHRHDGRDQVHEVAPDAGAYSCDGPPENFADLILGQAVENFTPGAAAMRSVMILDAAYRSAKSGRVEPV
- a CDS encoding VOC family protein — protein: MSDYPKIHLSFPVRDLDRSVAFYTKFFGEDPVKVRPGYVKFLPSIAPLNLALYTDGKATGDATSHFGIEVGDHETVLRHLLRIRVSGLETREEMNCDCCYANQDKFWVDDPDGREWEIYVLNRDLDEPGGRDEEACCVAPAAGDDAGQARSSEISACCG
- a CDS encoding metalloregulator ArsR/SmtB family transcription factor encodes the protein MAIWDRVEAERIDHGSEQKALTPGSYIYIFRNMEMINTIFAAANLEAEEKHAAAFKALSHKTRLAIFYHLVRKGEAGDTVGNLQEAVAIPWATLSHHLDVLHRADLLESRREERYIFYRVRPERVSDLVRLLTACC